A genomic window from Brassica oleracea var. oleracea cultivar TO1000 chromosome C8, BOL, whole genome shotgun sequence includes:
- the LOC106308563 gene encoding uncharacterized protein LOC106308563, translating into MSAPVAHEVVSFKDRATADQVKPHNHLLVIELTIQDIDVERVLVDTGCSANIIYKSTLERMEIDLCAITEGPSPIFGLSGDATMTLGSINLLVKAGSVVKITEFLVVDRPTSYNVIIGTPWLNSMRAIPSTFHLCLKFPTPHGVETIQGDHRMSQVCFAAELKRKNFAIEASHKKKRKLTLDEGAPEQDSKVFWQSQRVEALEGKREPTCEPVISVCLDESRP; encoded by the coding sequence ATGTCCGCTCCAGTAGCTCACGAAGTCGTTTCTTTCAAGGACAGAGCAACGGCCGACCAGGTCAAACCTCACAACCATCTCCTTGTCATCGAACTGACCATCCAGGACATCGACGTAGAAAGAGTGTTGGTCGACACCGGATGCTCGGCCAACATTATCTATAAAAGCACCCTCGAGAGAATGGAAATCGACCTGTGCGCCATCACAGAAGGTCCCAGTCCAATTTTCGGACTCTCAGGAGACGCTACTATGACCCTCGGCTCAATCAACCTCTTGGTTAAAGCTGGGAGCGTCGTAAAAATAACGGAATTCTTGGTCGTCGATCGCCCAACATCGTACAATGTAATCATTGGAACTCCATGGCTGAATTCCATGAGAGCGATCCCATCGACATTCCACCTATGCCTTAAATTTCCGACCCCTCATGGAGTCGAAACAATTCAAGGAGACCACAGGATGTCACAAGTTTGTTTCGCCGCTGAGTTAAAAAGAAAGAACTTTGCGATCGAAGCTTCCCACAAGAAGAAAAGAAAGCTGACTCTCGACGAGGGCGCCCCAGAACAAGACTCGAAAGTCTTCTGGCAGTCACAGAGGGTTGAAGCTCTAGAAGGGAAGCGCGAACCAACTTGCGAACCGGTAATCTCGGTCTGTCTCGACGAATCCCGCCCATAA